From the Methanocaldococcus fervens AG86 genome, the window TTGAAGGATTTCCATAATCCTCCGCCCTCAATATGTTGAAATAAACCTTATGCCCTATATCTCCAAACAGCTTTTTTAACTCATCCCTAATTTCTTTAATTTGCGGAACATTTTCCATAACAAATATTAAATCGTCATTTTTTTGTGTAAAGTAATCAACATAATTTATGTAATATAAAACCAGCCTACCAACTTTGTCTTTATACAACCTATCCAAAGGACCATCTTTAATTAACTTGTTTGCCTTTGTAAATGGCTCACATGGTGGAGAACCAATAATAACATCAACCTTCTCATTTTTTATGAATTCATCAAACGCTTTTGGTGGAATCCTCTTTATATCATCCATCCATACCGGAGCTTTTATATTGTATAGATAAGTTTTAACAACTGGTTTAAAATTCTCTATAGCTCCTAAAATCCTAAATTTTTCATCTAAAAAACCTTTTGAAAAACCTCCACAGCCAGAGAATAAATCAATAACATTCATACTTTCACCAAAAAAAGAATAAATTAATATGAAAATTAAAATTTTTAGGTTATTTTACCTATTTTTAATAAACTCTATAACTTTCTTCTTAATCTCCTCTATATCTCCTTCATATTTTCCTTGAGCTAAATGCTCTCTTCCTCCCCCTTTTGCAACATATTTTATAAGCTCATCCATTCTTATATCGACGTTTTCCCCTCTCTTACATAATATATTACCTTTCTCATTTAACAACACTACTATGGCATTTTCTGTTGCTAAGTTGTCAGCTATGTTCAACATCTCTTTTGGATTAGCTTCAACCTTTTCAACTAAAACCTTATAATCCCCAACTGTTTCAAATTTATTCATTAATTCAAACTTCTTAAGCTCGCCTATCTTCTTCTCCAACTCTTCAATCTTCTTCCTCTGCTCTTTCCACTCTTCAAAGAATCTATTTATAACCTTTGGAAGCTCTTCAGCTGGACATCTTAAAATCTCAGCACTCTCTTCCAAAATATCCTCCATCTCTTGCACTGCCTTTAAAGCACTCAAACCGCTTGAGTAGATTAATCTCTCAACACCATCCTGAACTCTCTCTGTCTTAATTATCTTTATAAATCCAACCTCCCCAGTGTTTTGGCAGTGTGTTCCTCCACATGCTTCAACATCAACTATATTTCCATCTTCATCCTCAATAATGACTATTCTCAAAACGTTTCCTGGCACTACTCCCCCTTGGTATATTCTAAATCCAAACTTCTCCTCTGCTTCATTCCTATCCATAAATACGCTTTTTACATTGTAATTACTTAATATAATCTCATTGGCTATTCTCTCAATCTCCTTTAACTCCTCTCTACTTATTCTTTTGTAATGAGTTATATCCAATCTTGCCTTATCTACATCAACATCTGAACCTGCTTGCCATACATGCTTTCCTAAAACCTTTTGAGCTGCAGCATTTATTATGTGTGTTGCTGTGTGATTTCTCATTAAACTTAACCTTCTATCCCAATCAATAACTCCCCTAACAACATCTCCTTCTTTTAATTCATCATCTAAGTTTTCTATTTTATGGTAGACAATATTATTTTCCTTTTGAACATCAATAACTCTATACTTCTTATCTCCTTTTATTAAATATCCTGTATCTGCCTTCTGCCCTCCTCCTTCTGGATAGAATGCTGTCTTATCCAAAATTACATAATCATTAACAACCTTCAATATTTTTGCTTCAAACTCCTTCATTTTTGGATATTCGTAAAATAACAGCTCTGTTTTTTCAACATCAACTTCTGGTAATTTAAATTCCTCTTTAGTCTCTTCTTTATTCTCATGTCTCTCAGCAACTATTGTATAGAAGTTATCTGGGATATTAACCTCTTTTCCTAAAGATTTGGCAACATCCTTAACAATCTCTGGTGGCAATCCATGGCTATCATACAACTCAATTAAGTCATCCAACTCCAATGCTTTTTTGCTCTTTAACAACCTTTCAACAATTCCTTTTCCTCTTTCAATTGTTTGTCTGTATTTCTTTGTCTCAATATCTAAAATCTCCATTATGTAATCTTCCATATCTAACAATTCTGGATATAAGTCTCTCAACTCTTTTAATTGCATTGCAACAATCTCAGTTATTGGCATTGATAAATTTAACCTATCCATATGCCTTAATGTCTTCCTTATTAACATTCTTACCAAATATCCATCTTTAACATTTGAAGGAACTATTCCATCACCCAACATGAAAGCTAAAGCCCTTGTGTGGTCAGCTATTGCATAGATGTCTTCATAAGGCGATATCAACTCATCCAATTCCTCTACAGGAATATTTACTTTATTAGCTACCTCTTCCCTCAACTTTCTTAAGTCCCCAACGTCCTTAACGTCCATTAAACCGGCAACTTCTGTAATCTTTGCCAATATCTCCTTATCAATACCTTTAACTCCAGCATCTTCCTTCAATTTATTTACAATATTTTTAAATATGGCATCGTATATTGTAGGCTCTCCAGTTGAAGCCCAAACAAACCTATCAATTCCATAACCAGTATCTACAATCTTTAATGGAATTTCTTTATAGGTGTCTCCAATTTTTTCATACTGCATAAAGACGAGGGTTGTCAATTCAACTCCATGAGTTATTACTTCATAGCACGGCCCAGCGTTTCCTCCTCCTTCCCACCAGCTTTCAATAAATGTTATTGACTTTTCATCAATACCTAATCTTTTAAAGAAGTTAAAGCATAGCTCTACCGTCTCATCCTGCCAGTATTTGAAGTCATCCTCTCTATTAAATGCATGATGCCCTCCCATTGTAAAGCATGTTAAATGCCTTCCAGTTCTTCCAACGTTATCTATATCATTTAGCCTAATACATGGTTGGGTTATAACTAAAGGATTTGCTTTTGGCTCAACTATTCCCTTAGTAACCCATGGCTGAAACACAGCTATAGAGGCAATAGTTAATAAAATGTCATCTCTCCATCTTCTTGCAGTTACTGGAGCTCTTTTTATTGGTGTATGCCCATGTTCTTTAAAGAAGTCTATAAATTCATTGACCATCTCCTTGTACGTATATGGTTTTTTAGTTATTGGCTTTCCTATAAAGGAATAGATATCGCACGGAGCATCTCCGCATGTTTCTCTATCTTCATCTAAAGTCCAAAAATACTGCCCACACTTTTTGCACTTCTTTCTAACAAATCCTAATTCATCAAATAATTTTACTTTGTAATCGTATTCCATATCATCACCTTTTAATGAATTAGCTTTAGTAATTATTATAGTTTTTCTATATCCTAAAATATCCTAAAATAAATAGAAAGTTGCAAAACCACAAACAGCTTTTAAATATGCTTTTATGAGTTTTGCAAAAATATAATTTTTGAGGTTATATTTAAACATTAAATATTGATGTTGAGATTTTTTATTATTATAAATTCAAATATTCAGATTATGTTTATCTCGCTGAAAGAGTTTTATTTTTTTAAATAAAATTTTTATAACTTATTTTTTGATTTTAGGGATTTTTGAGAAATTTCAAAGGGTAGCTTATTTTAAAGACTTCAAATATTTAGATTAATTAAACTACAAAGATTTTTAAGAGTTTTTAGTCAATTATTTTTAAGTTGGGATTTCCACAATAAAAAATTAGTATTTTAAAATTTATGTCTTTAAAATTCTTTTTTAAGCCTAAATGGCAAAATTTATATACGAGCAGAGGTGTATAAATATATAGGGTTAAAACCCCTTCGACTTATAAGGTAGGGAAAAATATAAATATTAATAATGCTGAAAATACACTTATCTCGAGTAATTGTCCTGTTAAAATAAGACCGTCTCGGTATCTAATACTAACATAATAGAGTGGCTACGGCTTGGGTTTTGCCGGTTAAAATAAGACCGTCTCGGTATCTAATACAAATCTTCTACATTTGCTTCTTCTTTTATTCTTGTTAAAATAAGACCGTCTCGGTATCTAATACACAAATTCCTCATAGCTTAGAGTTCCGTCTTTAATTGTTAAAATAAGACCGTCTCGGTATCTAATACACAAATTCCTCATAGCTTAGAGTTCCGTCTTTAATTGTTAAAATAAGACCGTCTCGGTATCTAATACATGACGGCTGTTTTTAGAAGCAACGACGCTTTATGGTTAAAATAAGACCGTCTCGGTATCTAATAGTGATGGACCAAGCAGTTAACGACACAAACCCGTGTTAAAATAAGACCGTCTCGGTATCTAATAAAAGAAGTAATAAAGACTGCTGGATTCTCAATAATTGGTTAAAATAAGACCGTCTCGGTATCTAATACAAATACGAGTTCTACGATATTATCTACTGCGTTAGTGTTAAAATAAGACCGTCTCGGTATGGAAACCAAAATCTACCCTTTCTACTTGGTCATCTGGACATGTCATTACTTTGTTAAAATCAGGCCGGTTCGGAATGGAGACTGATAATGTTCATAGTAAAAGTATGACTTGGATTCATCTATTTGTTAAAATCAGACCGGAACGGAAGGAAACGTGTATAAACAACATAAAAATCTTTTTTAAGTTAATTACTTCAATCCTAAAAACCCTCTACCAATTAAATGAGAAATCCTCAAACACTCTGGAAATTTGCTTTTAAGTCTTGTTTTTTTGATAATATTTTTAACAAAATCTTTATCAGTTCCAATATATTGGACGTAAATGCCATCTATTTTTTCAGGCTCTGGAAAGCTTTTTATTAGTTTTATTCTATTATCTGCATCGTCAAAGTGTTTTTTAATAGCTGAAAACATCCTCTTTTTATTTGGATATCTATCAATAACTACAATAACAGGTTTTTTTGTCTCTTCATTAATTCTCCACAAATCTGCTATATTAAATCCTCCAAAAGTTATCCCAGCTAAAAAAATTGCCCTTATTTTTTTATAATGTCTCTCTTTAACAACATCTATTATCTTATCAGTAACATCCATCCCATCCTTCTTAAACTTCCTAAAATAAATGCCATCTATTATCCTATTTCCCCTCATGTATGTGCCTATCAAAATACATTCCTCATCATTCCTGTTAAATGGAGCATCATCAAAACCCATAACTCCTATTTCATCTTTCATAAACACCACAAATTTTAAATACCTCTCTCTATATTCATTATGAAGTTCTTGTTATATTAAGATAAGTGAAACTATGACAAAAAAATGTTTTTGCATAAGCGGAAAAATCTTTGCATTGAATTTATTTGGAAAGAGATATTCTAAAAAAATCATAAAAAAGAGATATTTAAAGAAATATAGGCTATATCTTCACCCAGCTTTGGCCGTTGATGGAATCATTGAGAAAGATAACAAAATTTTATTGATAAAGAGGAAAAATAATCCGTTTAAAGGATGTTTTGCCCTTCCCGGGGGTTTTGTTGAATGTGGAGAAACAGTTGAAGAGGCAGTTGTTAGGGAAATTAAAGAAGAAACTGGGTTAATAACCAAAGTAAAAAGCTTATTGGGAGTTTATTCATCACCAGATAGAGACCCGAGAGGGCATGTAATT encodes:
- a CDS encoding DNA cytosine methyltransferase — protein: MNVIDLFSGCGGFSKGFLDEKFRILGAIENFKPVVKTYLYNIKAPVWMDDIKRIPPKAFDEFIKNEKVDVIIGSPPCEPFTKANKLIKDGPLDRLYKDKVGRLVLYYINYVDYFTQKNDDLIFVMENVPQIKEIRDELKKLFGDIGHKVYFNILRAEDYGNPSKRARMFISNIKLKPKKVDKIVIVEEALKDIPKDAKNHEIKKLSKEKLEMISKLEWGEALYRYRGKKKLMFNWYRLHPKKLAPTVKGRSRFIHPYEDRLLTVREQARLMSYPDDFVFFGGREVQYNQIGESVPPILSRVIAKVVKESL
- the alaS gene encoding alanine--tRNA ligase, which codes for MEYDYKVKLFDELGFVRKKCKKCGQYFWTLDEDRETCGDAPCDIYSFIGKPITKKPYTYKEMVNEFIDFFKEHGHTPIKRAPVTARRWRDDILLTIASIAVFQPWVTKGIVEPKANPLVITQPCIRLNDIDNVGRTGRHLTCFTMGGHHAFNREDDFKYWQDETVELCFNFFKRLGIDEKSITFIESWWEGGGNAGPCYEVITHGVELTTLVFMQYEKIGDTYKEIPLKIVDTGYGIDRFVWASTGEPTIYDAIFKNIVNKLKEDAGVKGIDKEILAKITEVAGLMDVKDVGDLRKLREEVANKVNIPVEELDELISPYEDIYAIADHTRALAFMLGDGIVPSNVKDGYLVRMLIRKTLRHMDRLNLSMPITEIVAMQLKELRDLYPELLDMEDYIMEILDIETKKYRQTIERGKGIVERLLKSKKALELDDLIELYDSHGLPPEIVKDVAKSLGKEVNIPDNFYTIVAERHENKEETKEEFKLPEVDVEKTELLFYEYPKMKEFEAKILKVVNDYVILDKTAFYPEGGGQKADTGYLIKGDKKYRVIDVQKENNIVYHKIENLDDELKEGDVVRGVIDWDRRLSLMRNHTATHIINAAAQKVLGKHVWQAGSDVDVDKARLDITHYKRISREELKEIERIANEIILSNYNVKSVFMDRNEAEEKFGFRIYQGGVVPGNVLRIVIIEDEDGNIVDVEACGGTHCQNTGEVGFIKIIKTERVQDGVERLIYSSGLSALKAVQEMEDILEESAEILRCPAEELPKVINRFFEEWKEQRKKIEELEKKIGELKKFELMNKFETVGDYKVLVEKVEANPKEMLNIADNLATENAIVVLLNEKGNILCKRGENVDIRMDELIKYVAKGGGREHLAQGKYEGDIEEIKKKVIEFIKNR
- a CDS encoding endonuclease dU → MKDEIGVMGFDDAPFNRNDEECILIGTYMRGNRIIDGIYFRKFKKDGMDVTDKIIDVVKERHYKKIRAIFLAGITFGGFNIADLWRINEETKKPVIVVIDRYPNKKRMFSAIKKHFDDADNRIKLIKSFPEPEKIDGIYVQYIGTDKDFVKNIIKKTRLKSKFPECLRISHLIGRGFLGLK
- the nudF gene encoding ADP-ribose pyrophosphatase gives rise to the protein MTKKCFCISGKIFALNLFGKRYSKKIIKKRYLKKYRLYLHPALAVDGIIEKDNKILLIKRKNNPFKGCFALPGGFVECGETVEEAVVREIKEETGLITKVKSLLGVYSSPDRDPRGHVISIVFVLDVVGGELKAGDDAKEAGFFDLNNLPELAFDHKKIIEDYMRWKNG